Within the Erpetoichthys calabaricus chromosome 1, fErpCal1.3, whole genome shotgun sequence genome, the region agaATATAACTTAAAATGTTACTCTGAATGTATAGCAGTCTTAACAGTTCTCTCATCTTTACATTATTCCAGATCATCTGTACCCAAGCAGCAAGTCTTTTGGGTCAGAACATGGTCTTTCAACCAGAGAAGCAGAATCGCAGAACTCTGCAGAGCAGGCCAGCCTGTGCTACTTCATTCAGGAGAGTGAAATGGAGAGTCAGATCTCATGCAGACTTCGGTTTACCAGAAGTAAATTTAACTTCAATCCATTTGGACTGCGCTTTGGAAAGCGTGAAATGTACAGCACcacaaatggaaagagtacagtGTTTACGAACAACAAGTTATTGTCTTATGTTCTGAGCCATCAACAATCAAGATTCTCCCACTGTAAGGAAAACAAGGATTGTTagaaagtataaatattttattagactACTGCTTTAGTTGCATTGATCATATTTATAAATTGTGCATATTGTTAAATTAACAATGCCATTGACTCTACTCATTATTTACTCCCAAAACTTGCAATGTATTGttgttttgtacaatttcagttcataaaataaacttttaaccATGTTCTCAGATTTCTCAATAAATGAGACAGAAATAAATTCACCTATCCAGTTTCTATGCCCAACTTTCTCTTGGTTAGGGTTCTTGGAGGTCCAATTCTAACCTAGTAGCAACTGATTCTGAGCAGAAACCTGAACTGGATGGGACTCCTGTCCATTGTAGAGGACACATGTACAAATATGTACTACATACTCGTACAAGTAAAAACTGCCAATCCGCCTTGCAGGAAATTATAAATCCAAACAGATGGGGTCCAAATGTGATAACCTATGAAtgttcttttaattaaaaagtgatattAAATAGCCCAAAACTTTAAATACAAAAGTGGTTTATAACAAATTGTGCATTTTATTCTTATACTTGAATAGGAGACTAACCAGGAAGGTTTGGGCTGCTGCAGGAAAAGGTGCTGacctgtgtgtggatcccaatgccccagtgcagtgatggggacactgtactTAAAATGGTCCTGTCCTTTAGATGAGACATAAACCCAAAATCTTTACTTTCtgtgggcagaaaagatcccAGAGTGTCTATCGAAAACATGACTtgcattctggccccctaatcatcccatgctcctttttgtgcatttaatctctctcacccctttcaccacctaacagctaatgggtggtgagcatactggcacagaCATTGCTGCAGTTGCATCATCTATGCAAACactatgtaattaattaattaattaattaattaattaaaagaaataatgaaaacctgAAAAATGAGTCAACAAATGAGTAAACTATAAATACACAATCTGTATTATTGTTCAAAGTATTGTAGAAAGTAGAGTAAAAAACTATGAATGATGACACATGTCCAACAATAATGCAGTGTGTTTGCTTAAATAGTGTGAGCTTAAATATGCATAGAgacatgatttttatttattttcaataactttttaataaatttccctAGCCTCTCATTTTCAACTATGCCAGAATAAACTACATTAGTGAAGATTGGTGAAAAGTGATAATTAACCAAAGTATGAAACTGTGAGTACTGTAAATgtggataaattaaaaaaaaaaaacaacaaaacacaagtaatcaatTAAATTAGTACTAAAATAGTATATGCATACCAAGAGCAGTGCTGAACTATGTCGGCCCTGGAGGgtggcagtggctgcaggtttttgttccaatccagttgccTAATTAGAAACCAGTCCTGGACAGTAACAGTTCTTattaaatttcatggcttgttagtgttttaagtCTGCCATGTGAGGTCactcttatattgtagatttcttTCCTTTACAAGAATATCACCCAAATGATTTGTAgctggcacggtggtgcagtgggtagcgctgctgccttgcagttgggagacctgggtttgcttcctgggtcctccctgcgtggagtttgcatgttctccccgtgtctgcgtgggtttcctcccacagtccaaagacatgcaggttaggtggattggcgattctgaaattggccctagtgtgtgcttggtgtgtttgtgtgtgtcctgcggtgggttggcaccctgcccgggattggttcctgccttgtgccctgtgttggctgggattggctccagcagacccctgtgttcggattcagcgggttggaaaatggatggatggatgatttgtagCCTAAAGCAGAAGAAtaattcttagtccttcactttttttctctacagtttcctttcaaatattttattaaaacagattgttcataataaatgtattttattgccaATAAGGAAAAAttgaaacagtgaatgcagctttttaaaactaaaatacaattaagagtgagaatcttaacaagcaagacaactaaactGAAGCAGAAGAATGTCACTTGAGTACTAACTGACTTCTTATGAAGAAATTCAGTTGGAAGAAAaatctacagccactgcggcccaccaggacttcAGGTCCTCTAGATGATGACCAATGTGATTTATGCAATCAAGTATATATGGGGTTATTCCGTAACTTTTTAAAGTGTCTAACATTATACAAGCACATCTCAAAATTGCCTGTACTGAGGGTTAGCGTGTAACCAACAAATACGAACAAAATCAGGATATTGGGTGTCTCACATGGTCCAAACATCACCTTCACCCATCTAcaaatttcttaaataaacaaTGCCAAGTTCAATCAAAGTGATGCCACTATTTCACAAATTTCAGTCCTAATGCAAAACATCCAGACTTGATGCATAGCAGGTTATTTGGCAAAGCATAACAAAGTTTATTCTGTTTAGATACCATTTCCTTAGAATAGTTGCAAAAACCTTCCTTTGCAAATATAGCAGATTTTCAATATAATGAATCAaattgtataattattatttttaacaaaatccaAAGTGTATAAAATTTATGATAAGAAAATGATTTAATAACCACTAAGGCAGCACTACTTACAGTAAAAGTAACAATGCAATGCCTGTTGGCACCACACATTAGACAGGTAGGTATAGAATGGCAAATTATTCACAACAGTATAATGCTCAGCCACTTCTGGAGGCTTCTACTTTTTTGGAAAATGATATACACACTTCAGTTACCACAGAGAGCTTATGTATCTGTTCAAACATTAAATCCTGTAAAGTTGGTTTATTGAATTTCTTTGCTAAATTATAACTGCATAATATGCTGTATGTTATACAtattgtatgtataaatatagtatagtgtatatgtatatatattgtaaatatctCATACAACTGTCTTCATGAAAATAGTTTCCATTTAAATCAGTACTTGTGGTTGGGGGAGATTCTTTCAATGAAGGTGCCATGtggaaggtttcttccattttttcctacaaggttttttttgggagtttttccttgtcttcttagagagtcaaggctggggggctgtcaagagggagggcctgttaaagcccattgtggcgcTTTCGGTGTgatttaggctatacaaaaataaactgtattgtatatgtGGCATTTGTCTACCAGATACATTTTGACAACAGGTCCAAATAACCGGACATGTTTAGATGATGAACAAGTATCACATTGAATCTCATACTGCtaggaaaacaataaaaagacCACTTATAACATTAAGAGGGATGCCAATATAGTAACCCCATCTATACATTTAAATACGAATATATGATTGCagtaaaaggaataaaaaacaacagtaagtataaacaataaaaaaacaggcACAAGAGGAAATTACAAATaagtttttctaaaaataaaattcaatggcTTCTCTTAGGATGAATAGCCAAGAAAAAAACTACAATTTGTTTTAGTAGATGAATACAGTGTCGCTACTTTTAACGtaaattataaaatacagaaaCCAAGCAGCTGaaaagcaatgtacagaaaacaataaagaaaagaatatatAAGGTGCATGGTGGtgctgtggtagtgctgctgcctcgcagttaggagacctaggttcgtttcccgggtcctccctgcgtggagtttgcatgttctccccgtgcctgcgtgagtttaggtgcattggtgatcctaaattgtccctagtgtgtgcttggtgtgtgggtgtgtgtgtaccctgcggtgggctggcaccctgcctggggtttgttcctgccttaccccctgtgctggctgggattggctccagcagacccctgtgaccctgtgatatagcaggttggacgatgactgactgactgactgactatataagGCACCATGGAAGTGAcctctacaaattaaaaaaagttaaaggatTTTGAAGTGGAGTTTAGTATTTAAATTTCTTAACACTTGAAGTCAAAATATAAATAGTTTTAATGAACAACAGGTTAAATACTACGAGTCTTGCACAAATGGTGTTGGATCTTCTTGGTCTTATAGGGTTTAGGCCAgttcctttattatttatttccatcTTTAAGCCTTAACTCTTTCAAAAGTAAAGTTTGTTGATTGCTGAAACTTGACAGAAATCTAAATGTGTGATAGGATGCCAGCCTTATCACTACTTTATCCTAATCATACACATTCTGTTTTCACAAGTGTATAATTCCTCATTTAAAACTAATTAAGCAGAACTGAGAATAACTGAGTGGCAGAAAAGCCCTTGAAGTCAGTTTGCAGTTCCATGCATTtcttttaatgaaatgttttcagaCGTTTTATTAAGAAGTGTTACGTGCAATGCTGAAGTACTCTTTACAGGAGACAGGAGATTAGCGGGCCTACATCCATCTACCTCACACTTTTGGCAGGCATTCACAGCACACTGCATAAGATTGTTAAACATCTCTGGTGTCCATGAGTAGCATTGAACTTGAGTTTTTTCTTCCACCACCATATACTACACAGTaaattcaaaaagagaaaaagcGTGAGGAACCTTCATATGAACAATGTAACTGTCAAGTAACTCAACAAAAGTAAGCAAGTCAGTAAGCAGTGGCCAGTAACTAGCCATTAGACTACTTTATACAGTTTTTCCCACATCCTTTGCATTATTAAGGTTTAATACACAATTTACCCACCCCAAGCTAAGCACTGACAGCACAGATTAGCGTGTATTTGCAGGAATTCAGTGAAAATTAACTAAAACACAATGACATTGCCTATGCCTATGTTAATTCACTTGTACAGCAAAAAAGTCATTGTAAGGAGTACAAAAAGCATGTTTTTTGCAAGTCGGCACATCATTTCAGTCAATTGCAATGTTTCAAGGTGAAGGCGTCTTTCATCCTGACAGAGTTTTGTTTTCAATTCAGCAGAAAAGtaaagaatttttgaaaattaaaaacagctagaaagcaaaacaaaacattttttgatgtGTCAGCCTTTAAGGTATAATGTCATACAGAAcattttttagaaagaaaaaaatcctaattcTGTATCACCAGTGTTATTTCTCTCAAATCATGTTGGACATGCTGCTGTGCTGTTTGtacttgatgtgtgtgtgtaaaagtgCCAAAACCGTACTGCTGTGCCATCAGTCCAAAACACAATGCTGAACTTAGCTAACCATTTCTAGCTACTTAATCAGGTAGTGACTTATTCACAAAGATTTATGAGAAATACAGGAagacaatatgtatatatttcctGTGGCATTATCTTGTTcagtaatttgaaaacaaattattcCATGGGTGGATTACAGACCAGTTTTAATAAGACTGGAAAGAGTCCTAACTGaacaattaaacttattttagattgaatataaatacagtaatatgagttgtttcaaaaatgtaaaaaggtgcACCTTAATGAATAAACAGATGGTAGTCTATTTAAATCACaagaaatttacaaaaagaaaatgcttCAAACAATTCTCATACTAAAAATATGTATAACacaactgtcaaaaaaaaaaaaaaaaaaactttcatttggATTATGTTCTGTACCAAGCCAGACCTTTAAAGATTTTGCCAGGGTTCTGCTACATATTCTCCTAGGATTTTGTGAAATACAAATCATGTTTCTTGAGTAATTAATTCGGGTGCTTAAGAATATGAATATAGTATTCAGAGTCACAGTGTTGTGTTCAGTTGCTTAATAGGTACTCATTATTTACCTAGAAAAATTAACAACTGGGTAAGAAGCTATCACAGAACTCTCCACTAGGTGGAGACCAAGGCAAAAAATAATTCAAGAGATCTTGgaggaataagaaaaagaaagaaagaaagaaagaaagaaagaaagaaagaaagaaagaaagaaagaaaaggcaggCACCAGATATCCTCTTTGCAGGAAATTTCAGTCTTTCTTGGCAATCTGAGGCAAGGTTATTAGACAAGAGTGTAGATGCTCTATGACGTGAGGCCTATGCAAGATAACATATAAATGGCAAACAAGTTCAgatttactaaaataaatactttatggtcattttttttattcttccctTTGCACACTTGCTGACTGCATGCAATTTGCAATGCTCAGGTTGTTCTCATTGACTTAGTTTTTTAATACACTAAAGTAATTGTAACTAATTGATTTTAGTTTGTTAAGACACAAAGGGACAATGCAATATTAGTAGTGTGAAGTATTTTCAGAatgtaagaatatttaaatgtgttattaaaaGTAAGCATATTGAAAGGTGTTATTATCAGGTTATATGCAAATACCTACTTTGAGTGCTTTGCCCAATAAAGTATTTCAGATAATCCCAGCAAAAGAAATGCACAGATGTAGTACTAAGAGATGAGATAATGTAACACATAATTCAATAGAGCAGAAGGAAAACCCATGAAAACATTCCAGCTAATGTTCCTCTAAGGATTTTATGATGCAGAACTCATAATACAAAGCATGAagagcatccatattactaaccgagaataaaccggatatggacgcaggtacacggtgatgggactatgagacatagtgcgcaggcgcctatagcgcgcgtctcataaactgcaagcgaagtgtgatccaccacgaatgaaggagtcacggcccaaaaacgaaagagctcaactaacgtaaataagacatgaagcaacaacgcgcccatagctaacgacacagccacacaaaaaagaggattctgcgctgcaccccagagtcaaatggaggaggctacggaggccccacaggtccgtaaagatagtacggaaggcgcgggaaagtacgacaggcgcaggcgcctacaacgggTCTGGGTAATACGAATAcatgaactctccgtattaaacgtacggcatcctcacacatccaacgaatacatatggacttcacccagatattattcaaatCTCTCATACCTTTATCTGCGATGACTTAGTGACGGAGgtgtttggaacagcaatcacattagaccagatGCCACTATTAACACAATGGGCTATAttattcattaggattaatgaatatacttcctttgttcgtcatctacacctttacactccaatatatctcatacattcatcaatgtatttcgggttacccaacaccgggggtaggtgaccgaagcgagcagggggcataaTAGAAGCATGAGTTGCAGTGAAAGTTGAAGATGCAatggatgaaaaataaatatttgcattttgcaATGTGACGAGAGGTTGATTACTTATGACTGCAAGGGCACAATTGAAAGCATCTCCcactattttgattttttaaattcatgaatTAAGTTAGTCGTGTGATTTTTTTGGTCTAATGCACGGCCATGGGAGAGTAAGGGTTTAAGCATTATGATGTGATAGAAATGACTGTACAGGCAAATTTCTTGACAAAATTAGAGGTCTACCTGGCACACTTATGCTTGAGTCTGTAACACAATGGTGGTTAAAACATGAGAAAGCAATGATTTGCTAGCTATTTCAATTAGAACACAGATCTAATTTACATTGTCCGAGACaaaagtttaacaaaacaagtcCTATAGGGGATTTCCGAACTGTGCAGATTGGCAGCTTCTTTGTAATGAATTCACCCAAGAGTCCTCCTTATATATTATACCTACACCTAAACCATGTCCGGTAAAACTTGATTCTGCAACTGAAACTGAACTTATATCCGGACATgtatgttattaaaaatgtgtaaaactgaCAGCCTATCAGAATAGCCAATTGTACagttttgcttaatttaaaatattataaaataacctCACATTTAAAGGTACGTAATAACAGCTGTATAGTACCATGTCAGAATCCATGTACTATTCATCTACTTCTGTATTAGGGTGGATACAGAGCAGCTTACAACATTCTATGAATTCTATTTAAATGTACATTTGTTTTGGCTATTGTTGACATTATTACTGCCACAAGTCTGTGGAAGACATTCAAGTTAAGAAGTTCAttggtggcggcacggtggcgcagtgggtagcgctgctgcctcgcagttgggagatctggggacctgggttcgcttcccgggtcctccctgcgtggagtttgcatgttctccccgtgtctgcgtgggtttcctccgggcgctccggtttcctcccacggtccaaagacatgcaggttaggtggattggcgattctaacttggccctagtgtgtgcttggtgtgtgggtgtgcttgtgtgtgtcctgcggtgggttggcaccctgcccaggattggttcctgccttgtgccctgtgttggctgggattggctccagcagacccccgtgaccctgtgttcggattcagcgggttggaaaatggatggatggatggaagttcattGGTGGGACTGATCCATCCATTGGCTTCAATGAACTAGTTGAGGCGCTTCTCTCTTCCTACCAACCACTTGTGTGCAACAGGCCTTTAAAAATCCATCATCTACACTCTCATTTGGACTACAACACCCAGTGAACAAAGGAGTGGTCTCTGATAAACATGAGGAGAGGTAGCACTAGGACATTGCTCAAATGCAGAGACATTATAGTGGAAACTGGCGCAAgtctaactaaaaaaaatatatatttttttaaattgaacttGGGCACTGGATAGTAACTATCTAAACGAGTGGGTCTACATCCTCCCCATTTTAAGCCTCCCTTTCAAAATTTGAGAGAGTAATTCTGTTGATAACTATTTTTAATACCATCAGATCTATACAGAACACCTAATATTCAATGAGAGCAAAAATTCAGGCCAGTGTAATCCTAAGATTAATttctaacattaaaataaatttcacattTCCCTTTTATCTAAAATTATCCCTGCTTTTGGTTTTGCTGTAGTAATATAGCCCAGCAATACACAGAGTTTTGAAGATTTGCATAGTAAAAAATATGTACATGGACATTAAGGTGTAAAGGATAACAGAAACTAGCAACATTAACATGAAAGATAGCAAGTGGAAAGGCAAAGCACACAAAATTGGAGTGATGTAGAGATAGAGGGAAGGGgaaggaaggagaaaaaaaaaaaaaaaaaaaaaagacgcacacaacccccccccccccccacttggcACTCTGCAAAAATATACCAAGAGAACACAACCAAATGTCAAAAATGCAAATATGACAGTTATAATCACCTTGGACTTTTATGGAATGCCAGACAATTGctgggagaggaaaaaaaaaatgattgcttGCTGCAAGAAAAGAAATGGTGGGCTGCACACTCATGTATGGCATATCTCAACACTCGGCCAGCTAAAAAGATGACAGTGGGGGGGGGTACGTGGGAATTATTCAGTTCCGATTTAGGAGTCATCTTCCACGTCTggccaattttattttattttttttgatgtttttgccaATCATTTCAAACTTTTACAAAACAGGAAAgattaataaaacacaagaatgGAGCTTCAATTGTCCTGAAGATATGATACATGCAGACACAGCAAAGCCAATCTGGGTGCAATGCAACATTCACAGCAAAGCTGTTGCTGCTGCATGCCTGGACCTCTAAGCAGTGCTCAACAAATcagtgggggggaaaaaaaaaaaaaaaaaaaaaaaaagtacactttaTTAAAAGCAcgtcctctgggtgctccagtttcctcccacagtccaaagacgtgcaggttaggttcattggcaatcctaaaaattgtctctagtgtgtgccctgccttgcgccctgtgttggctccagcagacccccccatgaccctgtgttaggatatagcgggttggataatggatggacatccTCCGAATTCAAccgacccccccaccccacccccatgcAACAAATTGGGCAGCAATCACAAGGCACTTCCATTTTTTGCATGCAGAGGAATGATGGCTTCTGTACAGCAAGGTTTTAAGCGAGGCCGTTGAAGCAGAGTTGTGAAGCGACCACAATGAggtttttaggtttttttatgAATTGCTTTGTTCATTCTGCAAGACATACATTATAGAAGTGTCACACATTTTTAACATGTGACATGTGGAATATGCAAAGCAAGTAATAGATTTCTCTCACCCGTGGACCAACATACAAaatttcttggccaccactacaaaacaCAAGGTGTAACTagtatttttgggtggagtacccCCTTAACATCCAttttactaaccgaaggttgtaaaccggatatggacgcagggcgcattgaggcgcacgcgcactaccgcccgccacagagcaaaaaaaaaagaaacgagaggattcgaaggttgtattacagtacggacggaatccccacaggtccatgctgtAACAACGCgcacacctacaacgcgcttgcgaaaggagtcacggctcaaaccaaacaaaacacagaaacaagactacgacctgtgaactacacctggggtaaagcgttcacgccaggttgtacagccgcctggACACtaccacccacaccaccgcatacaCCTTCCATGATaggtcttcacgcagcggcttcccaccgaggcgctcgccccacagt harbors:
- the kiss2 gene encoding kisspeptin 2; protein product: MTRFLFLLATVVVCQNVSIGKSSYGDILSGNHKTTDHLYPSSKSFGSEHGLSTREAESQNSAEQASLCYFIQESEMESQISCRLRFTRSKFNFNPFGLRFGKREMYSTTNGKSTVFTNNKLLSYVLSHQQSRFSHCKENKDC